In one Babylonia areolata isolate BAREFJ2019XMU chromosome 14, ASM4173473v1, whole genome shotgun sequence genomic region, the following are encoded:
- the LOC143289860 gene encoding prefoldin subunit 6-like, with protein sequence MAEGLQKRLQSELEKFQAIQKDIEKTVLVRQKLDAQLNENTLVKEELDKVEGETGVYKLVGPVLVKQDLSEARSNVQKRIDYISGELKRYDGNIKDLEKKQESHKEILSKLQHQFQQAQVKAAAKA encoded by the exons ATGGCTGAAGGTTTGCAGAAACGATTACAGAGTGAGCTGGAGAAATTTCAGGCTATCCAGAAAG ACATAGAGAAGACAGTGCTGGTTAGACAGAAGCTTGATGCCCAGCTGAATGAGAACACACTTGTGAAAGAG GAGCTGGacaaagtggagggggagacgggTGTTTACAAACTAGTGGGGCCGGTGCTGGTCAAGCAGGACCTCTCAGAGGCTCGCAGCAACGTGCAGAAGCGCATCGACTACATCAGCGGAGAGTT AAAGCGGTACGATGGCAACATCAAAGACTTGGAGAAGAAGCAGgagtcacacaaagaaatcttgtCCAAGCTCCAGCATCAGTTTCAACAAGCACAGGTCAAGGCTGCAGCCAAGGCTTAG